From Paenibacillus physcomitrellae, the proteins below share one genomic window:
- a CDS encoding LTA synthase family protein, producing MIVKSYLAWMAVFDGIPPLSPILKEVPFVWIAFCLVEYFASKRKTLYYLIVNLLLTGLFFAVIMYYKYYGVIVTYHALQQVNQVTAVSNSVFSLLDPYYLLIFIDIVIIGFYLIRRARRSKRQPIMFQMPRRTSRGLVSTVFVFALAVCLLNTWPNRASMNEIKKAEAMGILNYEAYTVLASQKEKLVDPNQITQDTIDKLKGTTGLENPVYFGQAKGKNLIIIQMESLQNFLVNLKIDGQEITPNLNKLVSESLYFPHFYQMVGQGNTSDAEFVVNTSFYIPPNEAATQNYPDKQLPSLPKLLQQNNYDTATFHTNIVEFWNRGELYKALGWNRYYDQKFYGTEDSVFFGPVDEVLYKKTLPELQKMDAADKPFYSQVISMTAHHPFTIPHELDKIQLPERYQDTMVGDYLRAQNYADWALGQFIQGLKDSGIWDNSVIMLYGDHQGLPKYSLSSKEMDLMKEIYGHDYGNIDMINIPFIVSVPDVEPQVIDHVGGEVDILPTAANLLGIPLDNHIHFGQDILNQTYNLLPERYYLPSGSFLNDKALFMPGVWYNDGEQMPLAEDGVSQALTTEDEYNRALKLLQLSDSYVKQLPDRTDK from the coding sequence ATGATCGTGAAGAGCTATTTAGCATGGATGGCTGTTTTTGACGGGATTCCTCCGTTATCGCCAATTCTGAAAGAGGTTCCGTTCGTCTGGATCGCATTCTGTCTCGTAGAATACTTTGCCTCCAAACGCAAAACCTTATATTACCTTATCGTAAATTTATTACTGACCGGACTTTTCTTTGCCGTTATCATGTATTACAAATATTACGGGGTTATCGTCACGTACCACGCCCTGCAGCAGGTCAATCAGGTTACTGCCGTAAGCAACAGCGTCTTTTCCCTGCTTGATCCTTACTATTTGTTAATCTTTATAGATATCGTGATCATCGGCTTCTACCTGATCCGGAGGGCAAGACGCAGCAAGCGGCAGCCGATCATGTTCCAAATGCCGCGCCGCACAAGCAGAGGTCTGGTTTCCACCGTCTTCGTGTTTGCCCTCGCCGTCTGCCTGCTCAATACCTGGCCGAACCGGGCCAGCATGAATGAGATCAAGAAGGCCGAAGCCATGGGCATTCTGAATTATGAGGCTTACACCGTATTAGCTTCCCAGAAAGAAAAGCTGGTGGACCCTAATCAGATCACCCAGGACACGATTGATAAATTGAAAGGGACTACCGGACTGGAAAATCCTGTTTACTTTGGTCAGGCCAAAGGCAAAAATCTGATTATCATTCAGATGGAGTCCCTGCAAAATTTCCTGGTCAACCTGAAGATTGACGGACAGGAAATTACGCCTAACCTGAATAAGCTTGTCAGCGAAAGCTTGTATTTCCCGCATTTTTATCAGATGGTCGGCCAAGGCAACACTTCGGATGCGGAATTTGTAGTCAACACTTCGTTCTACATTCCGCCGAACGAAGCGGCTACGCAGAACTATCCGGACAAACAGCTTCCTAGCTTGCCGAAGCTGCTTCAGCAGAACAACTATGATACCGCCACTTTCCACACCAATATCGTGGAATTCTGGAACCGCGGCGAGCTGTACAAGGCTTTGGGCTGGAACCGGTATTATGACCAGAAGTTTTATGGCACGGAAGATTCCGTGTTCTTCGGACCTGTAGATGAAGTGTTGTATAAAAAGACTTTGCCGGAGCTCCAGAAAATGGACGCGGCTGACAAACCTTTTTATTCCCAGGTTATTTCGATGACTGCGCACCATCCTTTTACCATTCCGCATGAGCTGGACAAAATCCAGCTGCCGGAGCGTTATCAGGACACGATGGTCGGCGATTACCTCCGCGCGCAGAACTATGCGGACTGGGCTTTGGGCCAATTCATCCAGGGGCTGAAGGATTCCGGCATCTGGGACAACAGCGTAATCATGCTGTATGGCGACCACCAGGGCCTGCCGAAATACTCTCTGAGCAGCAAAGAGATGGATCTGATGAAGGAAATCTACGGCCATGATTACGGCAATATCGATATGATCAACATTCCTTTCATCGTCTCGGTACCGGATGTAGAACCTCAGGTCATCGACCATGTCGGCGGCGAGGTGGACATTTTGCCTACGGCTGCCAACCTGCTTGGCATTCCGCTTGATAACCACATCCATTTCGGCCAGGATATCCTGAACCAGACTTATAACCTGCTGCCTGAACGCTATTATCTGCCTTCCGGCTCGTTCCTGAACGATAAGGCGCTGTTTATGCCTGGCGTTTGGTACAACGACGGCGAGCAGATGCCTCTGGCAGAAGACGGGGTCAGTCAGGCCTTGACGACTGAAGATGAATACAACCGGGCGCTGAAGCTGCTTCAGCTTTCGGACAGCTATGTGAAACAGCTGCCAGACCGGACTGATAAATAG
- a CDS encoding endonuclease MutS2, producing the protein MDQAALQTLGYEETIQELMRYAVSYEGRRRIAELVPEEKLAAAERKLAETAEAKAIIAKGASVPLPSLDGIEFVVSLLGSGYLFGEQDFSAVSQFLRSCSQLKKYMSGKLDLAPVIASYAGSLYEEQRLQEEINRCIRHGRIEDGASKELEKIRRKMETLKERIQKRMQTVLSKYSSLLQEHLVSTRDGRYVIPVKKEYYRQVKGAVLDQSTSGQTVFVEPDEIASLQFELNLLIGDEAREEAKILAMLSALLESSARELKQNIEITGMYDFIFAKGKYGASIGGRAVPLNAEGEIRLVGAKHPKLLQTMVPLDISLGGQAKGLIITGPNTGGKTVVLRTIGLLTLMAQSGLLIPAEEGSCLAVFRNIRAVIGDGQSLEQSLSTFSAQISSLSRMLESADSASLMLIDELAAGTDPAEGMALSIAILEELGRKGATIAVTTHFNGLKEFAAQTPGFRNARMEFDPVSLQPLYRLTMGEAGESYALEIAQRLGMEGSVIERSRELMSRSAGRAAPAEKLVEQGAPKMNQTTNKRQTTQNVPIAKGQPETAEAAETDTSDRRPKFEMGDAVWVTSLNRMGIICALEDSRGMFGVQVQKQKLKINHKRLKPYISRSELYPGEDYDLDIVFESKENRKLSKQFSKHHVEGKAIIKEQD; encoded by the coding sequence ATGGATCAAGCAGCATTGCAAACTTTAGGTTATGAAGAAACGATTCAGGAGTTGATGCGTTATGCGGTTTCCTATGAAGGACGCCGGAGAATAGCTGAATTGGTTCCTGAGGAGAAGCTTGCCGCAGCCGAGCGTAAATTGGCCGAAACGGCCGAAGCCAAAGCGATTATCGCCAAAGGAGCCAGCGTTCCGCTGCCTTCCCTGGACGGGATCGAATTTGTTGTCTCGCTGCTCGGCAGCGGTTATTTGTTCGGTGAGCAGGATTTTTCTGCGGTAAGCCAGTTCCTTAGAAGCTGCAGCCAGTTGAAAAAGTACATGTCCGGTAAATTAGACCTTGCGCCGGTCATAGCCTCGTATGCGGGTTCACTCTATGAGGAGCAGCGTCTGCAGGAGGAGATTAACCGCTGTATCCGGCACGGCCGGATCGAAGACGGCGCAAGCAAGGAACTGGAGAAGATAAGGCGCAAGATGGAGACGCTGAAGGAGCGTATTCAGAAACGAATGCAGACCGTGCTGTCCAAATACAGCTCCCTGCTGCAGGAGCATCTGGTCAGCACCCGGGACGGCAGATATGTCATCCCGGTCAAGAAGGAATACTACCGTCAGGTTAAAGGCGCGGTGCTTGATCAGTCGACCAGCGGCCAGACGGTGTTCGTGGAGCCTGACGAAATTGCTTCTCTCCAGTTCGAGCTGAACCTGCTGATCGGAGATGAAGCCAGGGAAGAGGCGAAGATTCTCGCGATGCTTTCAGCCCTGCTGGAATCGTCCGCCCGGGAGCTCAAGCAGAATATCGAGATCACGGGAATGTATGACTTTATCTTTGCCAAAGGAAAATATGGGGCTTCTATCGGCGGGCGGGCCGTTCCGCTGAATGCCGAAGGAGAAATCCGCCTTGTGGGTGCCAAACACCCCAAGCTGCTGCAAACTATGGTCCCGCTGGACATTTCCTTGGGTGGTCAGGCCAAAGGGCTGATTATTACCGGCCCGAATACCGGCGGCAAAACGGTTGTGCTGCGGACGATCGGGCTGCTGACTCTGATGGCTCAGTCCGGACTGCTGATTCCCGCCGAGGAAGGCTCCTGTCTCGCCGTATTCCGGAATATCCGGGCCGTCATCGGCGACGGGCAAAGCCTGGAGCAGTCCCTAAGCACCTTCTCGGCCCAGATCTCAAGCTTGTCCAGGATGCTGGAGTCGGCGGACAGTGCCAGCCTGATGCTGATCGACGAGCTGGCAGCAGGCACGGATCCGGCCGAAGGCATGGCATTATCGATCGCCATTCTCGAGGAACTGGGCCGCAAAGGGGCAACGATTGCGGTCACAACGCATTTTAACGGTTTGAAGGAATTTGCAGCCCAAACGCCCGGCTTCCGGAACGCCCGTATGGAGTTCGATCCCGTGTCCCTTCAGCCGCTGTACCGGCTGACCATGGGCGAAGCGGGAGAGAGCTATGCGCTTGAAATTGCCCAGCGGCTGGGGATGGAGGGCAGCGTTATCGAGCGCTCGCGGGAATTGATGAGCCGTTCTGCGGGTCGAGCTGCTCCCGCTGAGAAATTAGTGGAGCAGGGTGCGCCGAAAATGAATCAAACGACGAATAAAAGGCAAACGACGCAAAATGTTCCTATTGCAAAGGGGCAGCCAGAAACTGCAGAAGCCGCAGAAACAGACACATCGGACCGGAGGCCGAAGTTCGAAATGGGGGATGCGGTTTGGGTAACCTCATTAAACCGGATGGGAATCATCTGCGCGCTGGAGGACAGCAGGGGCATGTTCGGCGTACAGGTTCAGAAACAGAAGCTGAAGATCAACCATAAACGCCTCAAGCCGTATATTAGCCGGAGCGAGTTGTATCCGGGGGAAGACTATGATCTGGATATCGTATTTGAGTCGAAGGAGAACCGGAAACTAAGCAAACAATTCAGCAAACACCATGTGGAAGGGAAAGCAATTATTAAGGAGCAGGACTGA
- a CDS encoding rhodanese-related sulfurtransferase — MNNQAYRVLLYYKFVHIEDPAAFTAEHLQYCKDMGLKGRILIASEGINGTVSGTWEQTEQYMKDLRSNPLFADIVFKIDEVEGHTFKKMFVRHKQELVTFRYEKPLDPNTKFGKRLSPVEFYEQLQQEDVVVIDGRNDYEYEIGHFRGAIRPDVESFREFPEWIRANMEQFKDKKVLTYCTGGIRCEKLTGFLIDEGFQDVNQLEGGIVTYSKDPEVQGRLFDGKCYVFDERISVPINHTEEDVVIAKCYHCGKTHDRYINCPTCNLQHVCCEECEDTHHRFCSSECRENAPANYIYEKTEVSL; from the coding sequence TTGAATAACCAAGCTTACCGCGTGTTGTTGTATTATAAATTCGTTCACATTGAAGATCCGGCGGCTTTTACAGCCGAACATCTGCAATATTGCAAGGATATGGGCCTGAAAGGCCGTATTTTGATTGCCTCTGAAGGCATTAACGGGACTGTGTCCGGCACTTGGGAGCAGACCGAACAATATATGAAGGACCTGCGCAGCAATCCCCTGTTTGCAGATATCGTATTTAAGATCGACGAGGTCGAAGGCCACACCTTCAAAAAAATGTTCGTCCGCCACAAGCAGGAGCTCGTTACCTTCCGGTATGAGAAGCCGCTTGATCCGAATACGAAATTTGGCAAACGCCTTTCGCCTGTTGAATTTTATGAGCAGCTGCAGCAGGAAGACGTCGTAGTCATTGACGGACGTAATGATTATGAATATGAAATCGGCCATTTCCGCGGCGCTATTCGTCCTGATGTCGAGTCCTTCCGGGAGTTTCCGGAATGGATCCGTGCCAACATGGAGCAATTCAAGGACAAGAAAGTACTGACTTACTGCACCGGCGGTATCCGCTGTGAGAAATTGACCGGCTTTCTGATCGATGAAGGCTTCCAGGATGTGAACCAGCTTGAGGGCGGAATCGTAACCTACAGCAAAGATCCGGAAGTTCAAGGACGGCTGTTTGACGGAAAATGCTACGTGTTCGACGAGCGCATCTCTGTGCCGATCAACCACACCGAAGAAGATGTTGTGATTGCAAAATGCTATCACTGCGGCAAAACGCATGACCGCTACATCAACTGCCCGACCTGCAATTTGCAGCATGTGTGCTGCGAGGAATGCGAGGATACTCATCACCGCTTCTGTTCTTCCGAATGCCGCGAGAACGCGCCTGCCAACTACATTTATGAGAAGACGGAGGTTTCTCTTTGA
- a CDS encoding GAF domain-containing protein, translated as MFQAATPTGDRQQAYESALVQLKGLIDGEPNAVANMANASALLNFTLQDINWAGFYLYDGKELVLGPFQGLPACIRIPLGRGVCGTAAQQRETIVVEDVHAFPGHIACDAASNSEVVVPIVQDGRLIGVLDIDSPLKGRFDETDKAFLESFVQILVDSVKFN; from the coding sequence ATGTTTCAGGCAGCTACTCCAACTGGCGACCGCCAGCAAGCATATGAATCTGCATTAGTGCAGCTTAAAGGTCTTATTGACGGCGAGCCCAATGCCGTTGCCAATATGGCAAACGCTTCGGCCCTGCTGAATTTTACTTTGCAGGACATTAACTGGGCGGGCTTTTATTTATATGACGGTAAAGAGCTTGTCCTTGGACCGTTCCAGGGTCTGCCGGCCTGCATCCGCATTCCGCTCGGCCGCGGAGTTTGCGGGACCGCCGCACAGCAGCGTGAAACGATTGTTGTAGAGGATGTCCACGCTTTTCCCGGACACATCGCCTGCGATGCCGCATCCAACAGCGAAGTCGTGGTGCCGATCGTGCAGGATGGTCGTTTGATTGGCGTATTGGATATCGACAGCCCGCTGAAAGGCCGTTTTGATGAAACGGATAAGGCCTTTCTGGAAAGCTTTGTCCAGATTTTAGTCGACAGCGTTAAGTTCAACTGA